Part of the Candidatus Schekmanbacteria bacterium genome, TGATGTGGACAATCCGCTCAATGCAACATCATCCTTCTCCCTTAGATAGCTTGCATATGTTTGAATTGCTCCAAATCCAATGCTCAAAGTGAAAAAAACCTGTCCTGTTGCGGCAAGCCAAACTTTACCATTTCCAAGTTGGCTGAAGTCAGGATTCCAAATAAATCCTAAACCATTCAATACATTCCTCTCCGGATATGCCGGATCAGGTGTACCAAGAGTAAAAACTCTTATGACAAGAAGAATGGCAAAGAAAAATAAGACAGGCATAGCTATCTTTGCAAGCACTTCAACACCTTTGGCTATACCGCGATACATTATGAGGACATTTATTGTAATAGTAATGAGGAAAAAAATATAAGCCGTACCAATGCCTGAAAAATATTCGTTAGGATTTCCAAGATAACCAGACAAGAAAGCCCCCATTCCTTCTCGTGATGTTATTCCTGCATATTTTTCTGTTGCCGAAAAGAAGCTGTATGCCAATGTCCACGATTCGACATAGACATAATATATTGCCACAGTCAGTGGTAGAAAAATTCCAAATATTCCAATATATTTTGAGATTCTATTCTTCCACATCGAATCGAAGATTCCCGGAGTCGTACCATGCCCCTTCATGCCACCGTATCTTCCCATTGTCCATTCAATCCACATAAGAGGAATGCCAAGAAGGACAAAGGCAAGAAAATATGGAATCATAAAAGCGCCGCCGCCATTTGAAGCAGCCTGCACCGGAAAGCGGAGAAAATTCCCTAAACCTATTGCATTTCCCGCTACAGCAAGAATAAGCCCTATGCGGGTTGCCCAACGCTCTCTCTGTTTTGATGCACTCATCTTTTTATTTTAGAAAGAAAAAATATTTTAAGAATTTTCTAACAAAAAAAATATCAAAGGGTCAAGTATAAGGCATAATCTGTAAAGAAAAAGCAATATCAAGCTGTCATCGATTGATTTTCAAATCTTCAACGACTTTATTGAGTCCTTTCCAATTCGGCTTCTTTTGTAAAACAGTTTCAAAATGAAGCAATGCTTTCTCTCTTAATCCCTTCTTCAAATAGATTTTACCAAGCTGGATATGGGTTAATAAAAGGTTAGAATTCAATGCCAATGCATATTCATAGCTTCTTTCAGCTTCATCGATCATCCCCTTTGCTTCATAGCAGAGCCCAAGATTGTGATAGGCCTCAGGGAAATTTTTATCCAATTCAACTGCTTTTTTACATTCCTCCAATGCCATATTAGTCATCCCCTTACTTAAATAGGCATAACCAAGATTGTTATGCACCTCTGCAATACTTGGATCCAATCTTATTGCCTTTTTGTATTTGATTATAGCCAAATCCAACAAGCCGCGTCTCTGATAAAGCA contains:
- a CDS encoding sodium:calcium symporter; this encodes MSASKQRERWATRIGLILAVAGNAIGLGNFLRFPVQAASNGGGAFMIPYFLAFVLLGIPLMWIEWTMGRYGGMKGHGTTPGIFDSMWKNRISKYIGIFGIFLPLTVAIYYVYVESWTLAYSFFSATEKYAGITSREGMGAFLSGYLGNPNEYFSGIGTAYIFFLITITINVLIMYRGIAKGVEVLAKIAMPVLFFFAILLVIRVFTLGTPDPAYPERNVLNGLGFIWNPDFSQLGNGKVWLAATGQVFFTLSIGFGAIQTYASYLREKDDVALSGLSTSIFNEFAEVILGGSIAIPAACAFFGIAATQEIAQSGAFGLGFQSMPLVFGYMPYGNLLGTIWFLLLFFAGITSSVAITMPTVAFLQDELGFSRRKAVIATWTFIFIAVQPVIFGAGFLDEMDFWAGTLGIAAFGFFEVVIFSWFFGIKNGWEELHRGADIKIPKVFYYIMKYVTPVYLFILLVAWTIQQGPSVLMMEGVPPEQVPWKWGARALMLGIIIFLILTVRYVWKKREEEKGGE